The Aedes albopictus strain Foshan chromosome 2, AalbF5, whole genome shotgun sequence region AACCAAGTTGCAAAGATTCAATATCAACTAAAATTTAAAGAGAAAACTAAAATAAGTCGGTTTTCAAATGAATCAGATAAATCTTTGCAACACTGCTTGTAAAAGCAGTGCAGCCAACATATCCCATGCTCACGTTATGCCATAGAAAACAAGTACCTTACAAGAAGACAACATAGGTTTTCCGCATGTTACAAATATCAAAAGCATAGTTGAAGACTGTATGTTTCATTATCATTAATTCATTTCATTGGTTTCACATTCTTCCCTATCTGCGTTAAATCGGACGAAGTTGTTGTCAGAACTATGCTCACTCTCGAATAACCGCCTCAGTGCTACCAGCGCCATCATTCCATGAATTCGTCTACCTATAATATCGAACCAAAAAATTACATTGACATCCAGTCGCCCTTATATATCCAGTGAATATATACCAATCATCGGCAACATCAACGATGGATTGCAGAAAAGTGTGAAATGCCAATACCATTCTGCGGGGCCTGTCCAAAGAAGGAGGAGCTCCCGAACCAGATGGATCAGCAACACCAGAGCGGCAACACAAATGATCGGATAGAAAAACCGAATTCGGCGTCGGTGGATTCCGTACAGCAGTGCACCAGCAGCAATGATCCAACAGAGTTCTCTGACGGGGACTATCATTTCGGGCATACCGTTGATGTCATTATCTGTAGAAAGATGTTTAGTAACATTTTGATCATCACTTCTTGGACACTTTACTTACGACGCTCCCACGTCTCGTAGTGCAAGTAATTGAACGCGTAATTGTAGATGGTTACCAATGAACTGACGATGCTGAGGATACCAATGGATAATCCTTGGAAT contains the following coding sequences:
- the LOC109410054 gene encoding uncharacterized protein LOC109410054 → MDRITHRFLIFQGLSIGILSIVSSLVTIYNYAFNYLHYETWERHNDINGMPEMIVPVRELCWIIAAGALLYGIHRRRIRFFYPIICVAALVLLIHLVRELLLLWTGPAEWYWHFTLFCNPSLMLPMIGRRIHGMMALVALRRLFESEHSSDNNFVRFNADREECETNEMN